The DNA segment AGCAGCCGCACGGCACCCCCGCCCCGCACGACACCCTGCTCGCCGGCCTCGCCCCCCTCGACGCCGCGCCCCCCACCGACCCGACCGCCGCCGAGATCGACCGTGAGGAGACCCTGCTGCGCACGATCCTGGCCGACACCGAGCCGCCCGGCCGCTCGGTGCGGCCCGGCCCCCGCCGCCCCCTCGTCCGCCGGGTCTCCTTCACCCTCGCGGGCGCCCTCGCGGCGGGCCTGGCCGTGGTGACCGCCACCGGCGGACTGTCCGGCCTGCCCGGCAGGGGCTCCCAAGGGCCCCTGTCCTCGGCCGAGTTGGCGAGCTGGACCGGTACGCCCAGCAGCCTGGAGTCGGCCGGTGAGGAGGGCACGGCCGCCGAGAAGGTGTGCCTGGACAGGACGGAGGACTACGGCCCCGGTCCCGCCGAGGTCAGCAACGCGGACATCCGGGGCAGTGTCGCCTCGATGGTCGTCGACCGGGGCGGCGACACGGTGTACTGCCTGGCCGCCTCGGACGGCACCTACATCACGATGGGTATCTCCCCGGTGTCCGAGCTGCCGGGCGACGGCATCGACGTGGACACCCTGGGCGCCCGGGGCGAGGGCGACGGCCAGTTCAACTACGTCCTCGGGTCCGTCGGCGCGGACGTCGAGAAGGTCACCGTCCGTGACCACGGCCACACCGTCCACGCCACCATCCAGGACGGCCGCTGGACCGCGTGGTGGCCCCAGGGCGACCCGCTCGGCCTCATCGCCGGCACGGTCACCGTCACCCTCACCGACGGCACGACCCGCACGTTCGAGGGCGAGGAACTCCCGTACAGCTGACGGACACCGGCAGGCCGCACGCCGGACAGTGAGGGTGACGGGGGTCACACCCCCTCTCATGTCACAACCGACCCGGTGCCGCCCGTCCCTGTGTTGTCACCGCATACGACGGCGGTGACCCACGACGACACAGGGAGCCCGCCATGGAAGCCCGTCTGAACCTGCTCGGCAACCCGCTCACCGGCAAGCTCGTCAAGCACCTCGTCGGCGCGAGCAAGGTGGTCGACGAGTCCGGACTGCCGCTCACCACCCAGGAGTTGGTGCGTATCCGGGCCAGCCAGATCAACGGCTGCGGCTACTGCCTCGACATGCACACCAAGGAGGCCGAGCACGCCGGGGAGACCGCCCAGCGGCTGCACCTGGTCGCCACCTGGCGGGAGGCGAAGGTCTTCACCGAGGCCGAGCGTGCCGCCCTGGAACTGGCCGAGCAGGGCACCCGGATCGCCGACGCGGCCGGCGGCGTCCCGGACGAGGTCTGGGAGAACGCGGCCAAGCACTACGACGAGAGCCAGTTGCTCGCCCTGGTGGCCCTCATCGCCCTCATCAACACCTTCAACCGGCTGAACGTGATGGTGCAACAGCCGGCGGGCGACTACAAGGTGGGCATGCTCGGCTGACGGGTCCCGTCCCGGGAACGCTGTCCCTACTCCTCGCCCCGCCGGGCGAACTGCAGGGACAGCGCCCGCAGCACGTCGGCCGTTGTCGTGTCGGTCCGTCCCGTGTCGTGCACCTCGGCGAGGTGGGCGAAGGCGTAGGAGAAGCAGTGGGCCAGGGTCACGATCGCGGGTGCCAGGGCGTCCGCGACGATGTGGGCGGTCTCCTGGGCGGAGGCGTCGGCGGGCAGCTCGATGCTGGGCAGGGTCTCCACGAGCAGCGCGGAGACGGCCCCCGTCAACGCCACCTCCGCGCCGGGGTTCTCGCGGGCCTGCCGCCGTACCTCGACCGCCTCGGTGAGAATCCCGACGACGCGCTGCATGATCTCGGTTCGCTCCATGCCGGGAGCCTGGGACCGCGCCGGTGAACCTAAACCTCCGACCGGGCCGCCTCGACCGCGTCCCGCGCCTCGACCGCGCCCTGCGCCACGCCGGCCCCGGGACGGGCGGGCGCGGCCGGAGGCGCCGGCCGGGCCGGATAGAACTGCGCGTACCACCGCCGCAGCGCCCTGATCCCCTTCTCGTGCGGAAGCAGCACCGGCCGCGCCTGATGGATCTTGTGGTCCCAGATCCGCACCTCCTCCCGTACCTCGCCCAGCGCCTCCGCCCGGAAGACGAGCTTGAACAAGGGGGTGAGGAACGGGAGCCGGCGCGGTCTGCGCAGGTAGTACAGCATCCGCAGCTCACTCGTACGGTCGTCCACGGGGGTGCTGAGCGCGACGGCGGTCACCGACAGCACCGGCCCGTGGGCCCGGACGACCATCACCCCCGGCCCGTACATGTACGCGTCGAACGTGTTGTGGATGTCCCACCCGAACACCCGCCGGCTGATCGTCCCGCGTGCCTCGGCGAACGGCCCGTCCTCCCGCCATTCCTGGACCGGCGGTCGGCTCTGGCCGTGGATGAAGTGGAAGTGGGACTCGTCCACGATGTTCTCGCGCATCTCCTGGATGTGGATCCGCGCCCGGCATGTGTCGTCGATCGGCGAGGCGAACCGCCGGGACCCCGTCTCCTCGATCTCCGGCACCTCCCACGCGGGTGCGCCCGGTCCATCCGGTCCATCCGGGTCGTCCGGCCCGACGTACACGAAGACCAGCCCGCTGTGCTCGCGGACCGGGAACCCGCCGATCGACACCCGGGGTGTCCGGACGGCGAACGGCGCCTCCACGCACCGTCCGTCCGCCCCGAACCGCCACCCGTGGAACGGGCACTCCACCGTGCCGTCCACGACCTTCCCGCCGACGCCCAGATGCGCGCCGTAGTGCGGACAGTGCGCGTCCCGCACGGCCGGCCGCCCGTCCGCCCCGCGGAACGCGATCAGCGCCCGCCCGAAGTAGTGCAGGGGGACGACCTTCCCGGCCCGCAGCTCCCGGCTCCGCAGCACCGCGTACCACCCGTACGGCACGCTCGGCATCGGATAGGCGTCGGCGCGGGGGTCACGGGGCGACCCCGACGCGTCCGGACTGTCATGGCGCCGACGAATTCGCATGGGCCCGATGCTAACGGCGGCCGTGATCTTCTGACCCCAACCGGCATGGAAAACAAGGGAGTTGGCGGGAACAGAGGGGGGCCGCCGTCACGACGGCTTCCCGTAGGCCGCCACCATCACCCGCATGGCCACCTGGTTCATGTCCCTGCCCTTGGCGTCGGTGGAGTTGACGCTGTAGACGAGGGTGCGGGAGCCGTCGCGGGTGGAGGCGATGGCCGAGTTGTAGCCCCAGCGGCCACCGGTCTTGCCCCACACCTCACGCCCGCCGAGCACCTTCCGGGCGAGCCCGACGGCGTACTCGGCCGGCCTGCCGGTCGTGAGGTCGTCCACCTCCGGCACGGTGAACATCTCCTCCAGCACCGGCCCGCGCGGCACGACCCGCCCCCGGAACAGCGCCTTCGTGAACCGCTCCAGATCGGCCGTGGTCGAGACGAGATCCCCGGCCGCCCACCCGTCCGTCACCCCCCACACGGTGACGTCCCGCAGCCCGGTCGTCCCGTCGTCGAGCGTCATCCGCTGATAGCCGCGGTTGTGCGGTCCGGCGATCCGCGCACCGGTCCCCGGGAGGTAGGTGTCCCGCAGCCCGAGCGGCTTGATGATGTGCCGGGTGACCTGCTGTTCGTACGACTCCCCGGTCACCCGCTCGATGATCAGCCCGGCGACCGTGTACCCGATGTTGAGGTAGTGCTGCCGCTCGCCCGGCGCGAACTCGGGGGCCTTCGCCGTCGCCGACCGCACCATCTCCGCCGGGTCGTGCACCACGAAACGGTTCGCGTACGCCCCCTCGACGGTCGTCCACGGGAAGTCCGGCGCCGGGATGCCGTGTGTGTGGTTCAGCAACTGCCGGACGGTGACACCGCCGTACGACGCCGGAATCAGCTCCGGCAGATACGAACGGGCGCTCCGGCCGAGGTCGACCTTCCCCTCGGCGGCGAGCCGCAGCACCACGGCCGCCGTGAACACCTTGGTCACGGACCCGGCCCGGAAGCGGCCCTCGGGATCGGCCGCCCGCCCGCTCACGAGGTCGTGCACACCGGAACCGCCCCGCCACACCCCCGCGCTTCCCCCGACCCGGACGAGCGCGGCGGTCGCGTCGGCGGAGGGCAGTCCGGCGACGGCCGTCTCCAGCGCGGCGGCCACGTCGGGGTCGATCGCCGACGCGGCCGGGGCCGTCGCGCGGGGCGCGGCGGACGCGGTGGCCGGCAGGGCCGTGGAGCCGGCGGCCACCCCGAGGACGAGGGCGGCGGCGAGCAGCGTACGCGTGGAGGCCTTCAGGGTGGGTGTGCTCGGCATGGGGAACCCCGTTCGTGTGAGCCGGTGTTGTCGTCGACCCCATCCTTCTGACCGGCGGCTTCGCACGGATCGCCCGCGCAGGCGGTCTTCGGGGGCCCGGCGCGGTCAGTCCCTCACCGGCGCGGGGGAGTACCCGGGCCGGGCGCCTCCCCCGCGCGGGGGAGCCGCGGGGCCGGGCGGAGCCTCGCCCGCCGCGATCAGCCCCGTCTCGTACGCGCAGATCACCGCCTGGACGCGGTCCCGCAGCCCGAGCTTGGCGAGCACGTTGCCGACATGGGTCTTGACCGTGTGGTCGCTGACGACCAGCTCGGCGGCGATCTCGGCGTTGGACAGCCCGCGCGCCAGCAGCAGCAGCGTCTCGCGCTCCCGCCCGGTCAGCACGTCGAGCCGGGGGTCGGGCCGCCGCGCCGGTGCGGGAGCGGGCCGCGTGTACCGCTCCACCAGCCGCCGGGCCACGGAGGGCGCCAGCAGCGAGTCACCGCGCGCCACCACCCGCACGGCGTGCACGAGATCGTCCCGCCGGACGTCCTTGAGCAGGAACCCGCTGGCCCCCGCGTGCAGCGCCTCGTAGACGTACTCGTCGGAGTCGAAGGTCGTCAGCATCACCACCCGGCAGCCGCCGCCGTCCGGCCCGCTCGCCCCGATGGCCCGGCAGGCCTCGATCCCGTCCATCCGGGGCATCCGGATGTCGAGCAGCGCCACATCGGCACGCTGCTCGCGCACCGCCGCCACGGCCTCGGCCCCGTCCCCCACCTCCGCGACCACCTCGATGTCCGGCTGCACGCCGAGGATCAGCGCGAAGCCGCTGCGCACCAGCTCCTGGTCGTCGGCCACGACCACCCGGATCACCTGACCGGTCACGCCCCCGCCTCCGACCCCGCCACGACGGCCGGCCCACCCCTGCGCGCCGCATCCGGTACGGGTATCCGCACCCGCACCTCGAACCCCTGCCCGCCGGGCCCCGCCCCGATCTCGGCCGTACCCCCGTGCGCGGCGGCCCGCTCCCGCACCCCGACGAGCCCGTGCCCGTGCCCGAGTTCGAGGCCGTACCCGGCGTGCGGCCCGCACCCGTCGTCCAGCACACGTACCGTCAAGTCACTCTCCCCATACATGAGTCGGACGGACACGGTACGGGCGCCCGCGTGCCTGACGGTGTTGGTCACCGCCTCCTGCACCACCCGGAAGACGGTCGCCCCCGCGGCCCCCGGCAGCTCCCGCTCCGCCCCCACCACCTCGTACCCGACCTCCAGCCCACTGCCCCGCACCCGGTCGAGCAGCGCGGGCAACTCCCCGACCCCCGGCTGAGGTTCGCGGGGAGCGAGCCCCGACACCCCTGTCTCGCCGTCGTCCCGGTCCTCCCTGTCCTCCCTCAGCACGCCCAGCATCCGCCGCAGCTGGACCATGGCGTCCCGCCCGGTCTCGGAGATGGCGTCGAAGGCGGCCTCGGCGCGCTCGGGGGCGGTCCGCACGGCCACGGGCCCGGCCTCCGCCTGCACGATCATCAGGCTGACGGCGTGGGAGAGGATGTCGTGCATCTCCCGCGCGATCCGCGCCCGTTCGCGCGCGGCGGCCCGCTCGGCCTCCACGAGATGGGCGCGCTGCCGGGCGTCGGTGAGCCGTCCGAAGACATAGGCGGCGGCGAACACGAAGGCGGAGAAGGTCAGTTCACGCGCCGACCGGGTGTTCAGCCACACCCCCACGGGCACCGCGACACTCACCAGCACCCCGCTGACCAGCCGGACCCACGGCGGCGACAACACGGCGATCGTGTAGACGACGACGAGCCCGTTGTACGGCAACGGCTGCCCCGGCCCGTCCAGCGCCAGCTTGTACACCATGCTGGTCACCAGCACCGCCAGCAGCACGGCGAACGGGGCCCGCCGCCGCCACACCAGCGGCACCACGGTCAGCGTCGTCAGCCCGTACGCCGCCCACGTCGCCGGCGCCAGCCCGGCCGCCCGGGGCACCACGAACGGCATCGTCATGGCCCCCTGCACCAGCAGCGCGACCCCGGCATCCACCACCCACGGATGCCCGCCCGCGAGCACCCGCCCCCGGGCCCACCAGGCCCGTACACCTCGTATGCCGTCTCCCCGTATGACGTTCACGGGGCCCCACCGTACAGAGAGCCGCCGGACCGACCGGCCCGGACAAAAGCTGAGCGGTTGTGAAGAAGCGTGGCACAGCGTCCGCCGACCCTCGCGGACCCACCGCCCCGGAGGCATCATGGCGACCGAGGGGCCACGACCGAGGCCGAGGGGGCAGTCATGAGAAACGATCCGTTCAGCGAGCCGTACACAGCCGTCCTGCTCAGGTTCGTCGTCCTGGTGGGCCTGCTGTACATGCCGGTCCTGGTCTTCCAGGTGGGCACCTGGCTGCCGTTCGCCGGAGCCAGCGTCTACCTCCTGTGGGAACTCCGCCGCCTCCACAGCGCGTTCGGCGCACTCACCGGCACCCGGAGGGAGCCGGACCGGCCGGAGCCGGCCCGGAACGAGACGCTCGGGCACTGACCGAACTGCCCGCGCTCAGCGCGCGGGCACGGGCGGCGGCGCCGTACTCAGCCGCCGTACGAGCCGCGTGGGCACGAGCGTCGTGCCGTGTTCCTCGCTCTCCTCTGCTTCCTCCCGCCCGTCCTCCCGCATCTTCCGCAGCACCCCCTCCACGCACAGCCGCCCCACCTCGGCGAAATCCTGGTGGACGGTGGTGAGGGGCGGCAGGAAGGACGCGGACTCGGGGATGTCGTCGAAGCCGACGACGCTGACGTCCTCGGGGACCCGGCGCCCCCGCTCGTTCAGGGCCCGCAGCAACCCCAGCGCCATCTGGTCGTTGGCGACGAACACGGCCGTGCAGTCGGCCTCCTCGGCGATCCGCAGCCCGGCCCGGTACCCGGACTCGGCGGACCAGTCACCGCGCACGAGCGGCGGCGCCTCCCGGCCCCCGCCGGCCTCGGCGAGCGTCTCCCGCCACGCGTTCGCCCGCCGCTGCGCCGCGAACGACCCCTCCGGCCCGGCCAGATGCCACACCGTCCCGTGCCCCAGCTCCAGCAGATGCCGTACGGCGTCCCGCGCGCCCCCGGCCTGGTCGGTGTCGACGACGGTGTACCGGTCCCCGGCGTCGGAGTCGGCCACCACGACCTGCACCCCGGGCGGCACGGACACGGTCGCCGTGTCCAGCAGATGGACCTCCATGATCACGATGACCGCGTCCACGGCCAGCTCCCCGAGCCGCGAGAACGCCCCGTTCACCTCGTCCTGCGTCGGCACGGCGACGGGCAGCAGCGTGACGGCGTACCCCTCCCGCGCGGCGGACGTGGCGATGGCGTCGAGGGTGCGGATGTTGCCCAGGGTGGAGAGCGAGAAGGTGATCACCCCGAGCGTCCGGAACTCCCCGCGTCTGAGCGCCCGTGCCGCGCTGTTGGGCCGGTAGCCCAGCTCCCGCATGGCGTCGAGGACCTGGCGCCGGGTGTCCTCGTTGACTCCGGCGAAGCCGTTGGAGACGCGGGAGACGGTCTGGGCGGAGACTCCGGCGAGGCGCGCGACATCGCCCATGGAGGGCCCTTGGCGGGGCCGGGCGGCGCGTCGCTTCGTACCACGCTTGGTACCACCGTCGATCGTGTCCACCTTGACGACTCCTTGACCCCCGAGATTGGGACAGTGTAGACATCCGCCTCACAGGATGTTTACGTAAACATCCATTGAGCCAAACCATACGAGAGCACCTCGAACCGTAGTAATACACCGCTCCACGGCGGTGAAACGCACAGCACCGCACCGCACTGACCGCATCGCACCGCAACGCACCGCACCGCGCTGAACGTCGGCCCCCGCTCGGCCCCGATCTCCGTGTACGTCCGCCGGGACGCGGCACACGGAAGAGTTGGAGTACTCGCATGGCACACCGCACCCGTACGAACCGCAGCCGTACGAGACGGCTCTTCGGGGCCATCGGCATCACGGCCCTGGCCACCGGCACGGCCATGGCCACGACCTCCCTGCCGATGGCGCACGCCGACACGACGGCCGCAGCCGCCGCGGTGACGGTCAGCCCCGACCCCTCCTACATGGGCGACAAGTTCGAGGGCTGGGGCACCAGCCTGGTCTGGTTCGCCAACGCCACCGGCGACTACCCGAAGCCGATCCGCGAGAAGCTCGCGAACCTCCTCTTCGGCGAGGACGGCCTCAACCTCAACATCGCCCGCTACAACATCGGCGGCGGCAACGCCCCCGACGTCAAGGACTACCTGCGGGCCGGCGGCGCGGTCGAGGGCTGGTGGAAGGCCCCGGCGGGCACCACCCGCGAGGACGTCGACTGGTGGAGCGCGGACGACGAGAACGACTGGAACAAGGACGCCGACGCCACCCAGCGCTGGTGGATCGACCGCATCAAGAAGGACATCACCCACTGGGAGACCTTCAGCAACTCCCCGCCGTGGTTCATGACGGAGAGCGGCTACGTCTCCGGCGGCTTCGACGCGTCGAAGGACCAGCTGAAGGAGGAGTCGGTCGAGGACTTCGCCAAGTACCTCGTCGGCGCCACCGAGCGCCTGGAGAAGGCCCACGGCATCAAGGTCGACACCCTCGACCCCTTCAACGAGCCCAACACCAACTACTGGGGCACCAAGCTCGGCGCCGACGGCCAGCCGACCGGAGGCCGCCAGGAGGGCGCCCACATAGGCCCGGAACTGCAGCAGAAGGTGCTGCGGGCGCTGGGCCCGGTCCTCGACGACTCCCGCACCCGCGCCGGGATCTCCGCGATGGACGAGACGAACCCGGGCACGTTCGCCACGAACTGGAACTCCTACCCCAAGGAGGTCCGTGACCTGGTCGACCAGATGAACGTCCACACCTACGGCACCAGCCAGCGCACCACGGTCCGCGACCTCGCCAAGGCCGCCGACAAGCCGCTGTGGATGAGCGAGGTCGAGGGCGACTGGGGCGACGGCCAGAGCTTCACCGACATGCGCCCCGGTCTGGGCCTCGCCCAGCGCATGGTCGACGACCTCCGTGAACTGGAGCCCAAGGCCTGGGTGTTCTGGCAGCCGGTCGAGGACTACGACAACATGAAGCCGGGCGGCGAGTCCGCCAAGGGCGGCAACTGGGGCTCGATCCAGCTCTCCTTCGCCTGCACCCAGTCGGACACGCTCGAGACGTGCCCCATCTACACGAACACCAAGTTCGACACGGCCCGTAACTTCACCCACTACATCAAGCCGGGCGACCGTCTGATCAAGACGAACGACGAGTCGAGCACGGCGGCGGTCTCGAAGCACGGCGACAGGGCGACGGTCGTCCACGTCAACAGCACGACGGCCTCCCGCGCGGTGACGGTCGACCTCTCGAAGTTCGGCGAGATCTCCAAGCACGCGACGGTGACCCCCGTCGTCACGGACGCCGCGGGCAAGCTGATCCGCGGGCAGGCCGTGAAGGTCGCGGACAAGAAGGCCACGATCACGGTCCCGGCCCAGTCGGTGACCTCGTTCCTGGTCAAGGGCGTGGACGGCGTCGCCGCCTCCCAGGCCGAACTCCAGGACGACCGCACCTACACCCTCACCGGTGTCCAGAGCAGCAAGAACCTGGCCATCGCGGCGGACGGCAAGAGCCTGAACATCAAGACCCCGAGCACGAGCGGTTCGGGTCAGCGGTGGACCGTGGACCGCATCGGCGACAACACCCCCGACAACCGCGCCCGCTACGCCCTCACCGAGCCCACCTCGGGCAAGCGCCTCGCGATCAGGAACGGCTCCCTGGTGGCCGAGCCGGACACGGGCACCCGCGACACCGCCGCCCAGTGGATCCTCTCCACCACGGGTGACAAGACCTGGACCCTGGTGAACGTGGCCACCGGCCAGCTCCCCGACGTCTACGGCCAGTCCACCAACGACGGCGCCGGAGTCGGCGTCTGGACCCCGAACTCGGGCTACAACCAGCGCTGGAAGCTGACGGACGTCACGTCGTAGGCGTCGTAAGCGACTGCCAGGAAGAAGGACGCTTCGTCACCGGAGCGGTCCAGGACTACGGTCCGTGCGAGGGTCCCGGTCCGGCGGCGGGCCGGGACTCGCGCGCGAGAAACCCGGGCCGGCCTCACTTCAGGCCGGGTCCGGCGGCGCGGCGGACGTGGCCGCGCGGCGGTATTCGGCGTTGATGCGCTGGGCCTCTTCGAGCTGGTCTTCCAGGACGATGATGCGGCAGGCGGCTTCGATGGGTGTGCCCTGGTCGACGAGCTCGCGGGCGCGGGCGGCGATACGCAGCTGGTAGCGGGAGTAGCGGCGGTGACCGCCCTCCGAGCGCAGCGGGGTGATGAGGCGGGCTTCGCCGATGGCGCGGAGGAACCCTTGGGTGGTGCCGAGCATCTCGGCGGCCCGCCCCATGGTGTAGGCGGGGTAGTCGTCGTCGTCGAGACGGTCGTACGAGTCGTCTGCGGTCATTTGCACCTCTCCGGGAAACGCGTCGAGGGGCCCTGGCGCCGTACCGGCACCAGGGCCCCGAAGGAACTACTACACCACCTGCCGGCCCTGACAGGGCGCCGGCGTTCTCTGTCCGCGTACCCGGCCGTGACGACGGCGGGGTCGCGGGGATCGCGGTTGCTTGACCGGAGACCACCTCACTATCGATGTCCTGCGGTACCCGGGCTCAGACTTCCGCCCGGGCGATCCTGATGGCGCGGGTTCCTCCGTTCTGCCTCGGTTCTGCTTTCGCTGATCAACTGCTTGTCACGGGGTACTGCGCTCGCGAGTCCCGCGCCCGCCATGGCCGCGGTCCCGCTCCGGCCGGCAGTTCATGTCTGCCAGGCCCTGCTGTCCTCCTGGGTTACGAGAGAAACCATAACCACGCCACCACCCAATGTCTACTCCGGCCGACATAGATTTCCGTGTGTCCGATAGGCAGGTAATCGATCTCGAACGGTGGAACGAATCGGGTGTGGGGCGGGCATGTCCGGGTCGATCGCGGCTGTGCCGGAGGGCTCCGGACGAGCCGCGCATAGGATCGGCTCTCATGTCGAAGCCTGACGAGCTGCTCGTTGACGTTGCCACGCTGGTGGAGTCCGGGCAGAGCAATCAGATGTCCCTGACCGTGGTCACCGGTGGCGCCGTGGTCACCGGCCGGCTGGCGCCCGAGGCGGTGTGGCGGCAGCGGGTGTCGGAGGTCCTGGCGGACTCGGCCCGCCTGGGAGAGTTCTCCGCCGTCTTCACCGCCGCGGCACGGCGGGACGGGCCGCCCGCGTATCTCCACTTCCACATGGCCCGGATTCTTCAGGGCACGGTGGGAATCCCGGAGACGGGCGGGATGTACCGCGTCTCGATCGCGGACGTCAGCGCCTGGACCATGGGCGACTTCAGCTACTCCGACCACTGACACACGGGAGGGCCCGACCGGCGTACACCGGTCGAGCCCTCCCCACTGCCCGAGTGTCAGGCCGCCGTTCCGGCGGCGGAGCGCCGCCCGCCACCCCACCGGGCGCGGGGGGCCGTACCGCGCTTGCGCTGCTCGGCGGGCGGCGCGGTGATCGTCACGGGAATCCCGGAGGGCGTCCGCGCGCCGGTGATCCGGCTGAGCTCCTCCTCGCCGGAGCGGACCCGGGTGGTCGTGGGCACGATCCCGGCGGCGGCCATGAGGCGGGTCATGTCGCGGCGCTGGTCGGCGGTGACCAGGGTGACGACGCTGCCCGACTCGCCGGCCCGTGCGGTACGGCCGCCGCGGTGGAGGTAGTCCTTGTGGTCGCTCGGCGGGTCCACGTTGACGACGAGGTCGAGGTTGTCGACGTGGATGCCGCGCGCGGCGACGTTGGTCGCGACCAGGACGGTGACATGCCCGGTCTTGAACCGGGCGAGCGTACGGGTGCGCTGCGGCTGCGACTTCCCGCCGTGCAGGGCCGCTGCCCGCACCCCGCAGCCGAGGAGCTCCTCGGTGAGGCGGTCCACGGCGTGCTTGGTGTCCAGGAACATGATCACCCGCCCGTCGCGTGCCGCGATCTCCGTCGTCAGCCGCTGCTTGTCGGGACCGTGCACATGCAGGACGTGGTGCTCCATCGTGGTGACCGCGCCCTGGGAGGGATCCACGGAGTGGACCACGGGGTCGCTGAGATAGCGGCGGACCAGGAGGTCGACGTTGCGGTCCAGGGTCGCGGAGAACAGCAGTCGCTGGCCGTCGGGCCGGACCTGGTCGAGGAGTGCGGTGACCTGTGGCATGAAGCCCATGTCGGCCATCTGGTCGGCCTCGTCGAGGACGGTGATGGCGACCCGGTCCAGCCGGCAGTCGCCGCGGTCGATGAAGTCCTTGAGCCGGCCGGGGGTGGCCACGACGACCTCGGCGCCGCCGCGCAGCGCGCTCGCCTGCCGGCCCATCGGCATGCCGCCGACGACGGTGGCCAGACGCAGCCGCACGGCGCGGGCGTACGGGGTGAGCGCGTCGGTGACCTGCTGCGCGAGTTCCCGGGTGGGGACGAGGACGAGCGCCAGCGGCTGCCGGGGCTCGGCCCGCTGTCCGGCGGTACGGGCCAGCAGCGCGAGGCCGAAGGCGAGGGTCTTGCCGGACCCGGTCCGCCCCCGGCCGAGGACGTCACGGCCCGCCAGGGAGTTCGGCAGTGTCGCCCCCTGGATGGGGAACGGGACGGACACGCCCTGCGCGGTCAGGGCGGCCAGGAGCCCCCGGGACAGGCCGAGATCGGCGAAGCTCTCGACGGCGGGCAGCGCCGGAGTGATCGTCTTCGGCAGCGCGAACTCGCCCTGCACCGCGCCGGGCCGCCGCCCGGACCCACCGGAACGCTTCGGTCCTCCCGACCGGCTCGGGGCGGACGCCGATCCGAAGCGACTGCCCCGGCGGGTGCGGGTAGAACGGCTGGTGCGTGTGGGGTTCATTCAGAGCCTTCCTCGACACGGCACGTATCGCGGAATTCCGGCAACGAATGAACAGCGTACGGAATCACAGGCACGGGCCGAATGAAATGCGAGCCAATTTCGAGAGAAACAGGAAATAAGCCCTGGGAAATGCGCGCAGCTGGGGCCCGCACCCCGAGGGATGCGGGCCCCAGCTACGTATTACGCGTCAGCGCCAAGCATCAAGTACTAAGCACTAAGTACTAAGCACTAAGCATCAGGCGTCAGACGGAAACGATGTTCTCGGCCGTCGGACCCTTCTGACCCTGCGCGATGTCGAAGGAGACCTTCTGGCCCTCCTGGAGCTCGCGGAAGCCCTGGGCGGCGATGTTCGAGAAGTGGGCGAACACGTCGGGGCCGCCACCGTCCTGCTCGATGAAGCCGAAACCCTTTTCCGCGTTGAACCACTTCACGGTGCCAACAGCCATGTCATATCTCCCTTGGGGCAGTGCGCCGGCCTCCGTACCGTACG comes from the Streptomyces griseiscabiei genome and includes:
- a CDS encoding RICIN domain-containing protein, with the protein product MAHRTRTNRSRTRRLFGAIGITALATGTAMATTSLPMAHADTTAAAAAVTVSPDPSYMGDKFEGWGTSLVWFANATGDYPKPIREKLANLLFGEDGLNLNIARYNIGGGNAPDVKDYLRAGGAVEGWWKAPAGTTREDVDWWSADDENDWNKDADATQRWWIDRIKKDITHWETFSNSPPWFMTESGYVSGGFDASKDQLKEESVEDFAKYLVGATERLEKAHGIKVDTLDPFNEPNTNYWGTKLGADGQPTGGRQEGAHIGPELQQKVLRALGPVLDDSRTRAGISAMDETNPGTFATNWNSYPKEVRDLVDQMNVHTYGTSQRTTVRDLAKAADKPLWMSEVEGDWGDGQSFTDMRPGLGLAQRMVDDLRELEPKAWVFWQPVEDYDNMKPGGESAKGGNWGSIQLSFACTQSDTLETCPIYTNTKFDTARNFTHYIKPGDRLIKTNDESSTAAVSKHGDRATVVHVNSTTASRAVTVDLSKFGEISKHATVTPVVTDAAGKLIRGQAVKVADKKATITVPAQSVTSFLVKGVDGVAASQAELQDDRTYTLTGVQSSKNLAIAADGKSLNIKTPSTSGSGQRWTVDRIGDNTPDNRARYALTEPTSGKRLAIRNGSLVAEPDTGTRDTAAQWILSTTGDKTWTLVNVATGQLPDVYGQSTNDGAGVGVWTPNSGYNQRWKLTDVTS
- a CDS encoding MerR family transcriptional regulator, translating into MTADDSYDRLDDDDYPAYTMGRAAEMLGTTQGFLRAIGEARLITPLRSEGGHRRYSRYQLRIAARARELVDQGTPIEAACRIIVLEDQLEEAQRINAEYRRAATSAAPPDPA
- a CDS encoding DEAD/DEAH box helicase; its protein translation is MNPTRTSRSTRTRRGSRFGSASAPSRSGGPKRSGGSGRRPGAVQGEFALPKTITPALPAVESFADLGLSRGLLAALTAQGVSVPFPIQGATLPNSLAGRDVLGRGRTGSGKTLAFGLALLARTAGQRAEPRQPLALVLVPTRELAQQVTDALTPYARAVRLRLATVVGGMPMGRQASALRGGAEVVVATPGRLKDFIDRGDCRLDRVAITVLDEADQMADMGFMPQVTALLDQVRPDGQRLLFSATLDRNVDLLVRRYLSDPVVHSVDPSQGAVTTMEHHVLHVHGPDKQRLTTEIAARDGRVIMFLDTKHAVDRLTEELLGCGVRAAALHGGKSQPQRTRTLARFKTGHVTVLVATNVAARGIHVDNLDLVVNVDPPSDHKDYLHRGGRTARAGESGSVVTLVTADQRRDMTRLMAAAGIVPTTTRVRSGEEELSRITGARTPSGIPVTITAPPAEQRKRGTAPRARWGGGRRSAAGTAA
- a CDS encoding cold-shock protein encodes the protein MAVGTVKWFNAEKGFGFIEQDGGGPDVFAHFSNIAAQGFRELQEGQKVSFDIAQGQKGPTAENIVSV